DNA from Gottschalkia purinilytica:
TCCAGAGCCATTTTATGCGAACTATAATAGCTTTACAAGTGCTGCAGGTGTAAAAGTAGTACCTCTTATTACGAAAGCAGAAACAGGATTTCATTTACCAAATAAGGAAGAGATAGTTTCTCTTATAACAGATAAGACTAAAGCTATTATAGTAAATAATCCTGGAAATCCTACAGGCACTATATATTCTAAAAAAGAGATCCGAATGTTATCAGATATTGCAAAAGAATATAATTTATTCATAATTTCAGATGAAGTATATCGAGAATTTATTTATAATGATACTAGTTTTACCAGTTTCGCACACATTGATGATATAAAAGATAGAGTAGTAATAATAGATAGCATATCTAAACGATATAGCGCTTGTGGAGCAAGAGTAGGATGTATTGCAAGTAAGAATACAGATCTTATTAGTCAAGTTTTAAAGCTATGTCAAAGTAGACTCTGTGTAGCAACTATAGATCAAGTGGGTGCAGCTGCTTTAGCTAGTGTTTCTAAAGAATATCTAGATAATGTAGTCAAAGAGTACAAAAAAAGAAGAGATATAGTATATAATTCTCTAAATAATATAGAAGGTGTAGTATGCCAAAAACCAGAAGGTGCTTTTTATGTGATAGCAAAATTACCTGTAAAAAATGCTGAAGATTTTATTATATGGATGTTAGAAGAATTTGATATAGATAACGAAACCTTAATGTTATCTCCTGCTCAAGGATTTTACGCGACAGAAGGATTAGGACTAGATGAAGTAAGAATATCATATGTATTAAAAGAAGATTCTCTAAAAAAAGCTATGAATATATTAAAAGAAGGATTAAAATTATATAAAGACAGAAATTAGAAGCAAATAAAGCGAGGCATATACCTCGCTAGTTTTATAAGATATTTTTATATTTTTTTAATAATAAAGCAAATGCTTACTTATTATACTCAATTGTATCTAGTATAATAAATACTTAAGAAAAATCATTTATACTATATTGTATGCTTTCCATGGTATTTATTATATTTAATATTGATTCTTTAATTTTTTTCTCATCTTTCGTAAATATATTTCCTGTATCTTTTCTCCCATTTGCATCTAACATTATTGATATTCCAGTATCTTCATCTAATATTTTAAGATATCCTTTCTCATATAAACTTATATTGGCTAATACTAAAGTAGGATAATTTAATCCTTGAAATTGATTCATGATGGTAGTATCACAGTTTTTATATTCATATTGAGCAAAGCTTGACATTATCATTATTAATTTATTTAAAGTATCTTCCTCAAAATAATAGTCTTTATAATAGTTACTAATTATACTATTTGAAATAAAGTTTTTAATAGATAATTTAGGAAATATCCATATTATATTTTCCTTTAGATTGTCTTTTATAGGTATGTCATAGTCAAAAAATATATCTATAAAACTTATACAGTGGTAGAAATCTTTTGGATTTATTTCTAAATTAGTTATATTAGAACCATTCTTATTTTCTTTATATAAAATATAGTTTAAAGCAAGTAAAGATAATAATTTTAATTTTTTATCTCCTATCAGACTATAATAATTATCTGATTTAACAGGAAATTTATTTATCTTTTCCATTATATATGTTAAATCCCCAAAGCTAAAAATTTCTCGCTTAATAGGATCTTTTTCGTTTTCAACTATTTTTTTAAAAAAGTTTATTTCTGATGGTATAATTTTATTTAATTCAATATAAGAATACATATATATTCTCCTTTCTTCTTAATATTTTTTGTGTTATTAAGATATTTATATATATGTATTTGTGTAAATTATTGAAAATTAATGGTAGCAATGTATTTTCTAGAAATATAAAAAGAGAAGATTGGTTATCTTCTCTTTAAAGAAATGGATTGTATATATCTATTGTATTTTTTTTATTTTTATATTCGTTTAGAAATTGTGTTAAAAGTGATCCCATTTTCTTTATTCCATCTTCTATTACGTTATATTCTAAGGAAGATATACTTAATCTGAAATTTTCATTATCAGATTGATCCACATTAAAAGCTGATCCAGGAGCTATTATTACATTATTTTTTTTACAAAACTCATATAAATCATTAGATGAGTATTCAATGGGTAAAGAAAACCAGAAACTAAGTCCTCCATTAGGCAATTTATAGCTTATATCTTTAGGAATGTATTGTTTTATGCTCTTTATCATAATATTGAATCTTTCTTTATATATATAATTTACTCTTTGTAAGTTTTTCTTCCAGTCTCCTTTTCTTAAATACAGATCAAATGCTCTTTGAATTAATCCTGATGTAGATATGTCAGATATATGTTTCGCTGATAATACATCATTATAAATAGCAGTTGGAATAACCATGAATGCTAATCTTAGTCCTGGCATAAGTATTTTTGAAAAACTTTTTATATAGACTACTCTATCTTCTGTATCTATTGATTTCAAAGTTTCATTTTTTTCATCATTAAAACTTAGATCACTTAAATAATCATCTTCAATTATATAAAAGTTATGCTTTTTAGCTAAAGATAATAGCTCATATTTTTTTTCAATAGAATAAGAACATCCTGTTGGATTCTGAAAGTTAGGTACAACATATATAAATTTAGGATTAAAAGTTCTTAATTTATTTTCTAAATCTTTTATGTCAATTCCATCTTCTTGAATAGAAATTTCTATTATTCTAGCAGATCTAGACTTGAATACAGCAAGAGCACCTGTATATGTAGGGCTTTCAGTAAAAACAATATCTCCATATTCTACAAGAGCTTTTGATAATATATCTATTCCTTGTTGCGCACCAGATATAATCTGGATATTATCCTCAGTGGTATTTATATTATGTTCGTCTAAATATCCTCTAATAGCGTTTCTTAAAGGATAGTATCCTTGACTTTCTTGATATGTAAATGCTTTACCACCATCTCTATCTAATACTTCATTTAATACAGTTTTTATGTCTTCTACAGGAAACAAATTCGGTGTAGGAGAAGTACTGGCAAAATTTATGATATCAATTTTTTCTCTATTTATGTCAGACACATTAGCTTCTTTTTCAACAATACTCAATTTTTTATAAGAAAAGTTATCATCTTTAAAAATATCTTGAACAAAAGTACCACTTCCTACTTTTTTATAAACATAACCTTTTTGTTCCAAAAGATTATATGCATTAACTATAGTTACATTATTTACATCTAATCTTTTTGATAAATATCTTATAGTAGGAAGTTTTGTATGAGGTTCTATATTTTTTTCTACTATTAAATTTTTTATATTATTATATAGTTGTATATATAAAAATTCATCACTGCTTTTATCAAGAGTTATATCGTCTAATTTTTTCATTTGATTTCCTCCAAATAACTTATATAAGTAATATGACAGAAAACAAGTGTTATCATACATATATTTTAATTGTATCAGAATAATAATTATTTTCAAAATTATATTTGAAATATAATCAAATTTTGTATTAATTTCTATGGGAAGTATAAAAAAACCTAACTTGACTAGTTAGGCTTCTTAGTTTACTTTTTAGATTTAAATAATCTTTTAAAGAACCCTTTTTTAGATTCTTTTTCTCTTCTAAGTTCTTCATTCATTTGAGCCATTTCATAGGCTTTTTCTTTAATTTGCATTTTTAATTTAGCATTCTCACAAATCAAAACATCTCTTTCTTTACTATTAATCTCTGTTCTCAGTTGAATAATTTCCTCTTTAAGGTCACTTATAGCTTCTACACTCTGATTTTCTCTTTCTAATAGTTTCGGATGAAGCTCATCTACTATAATTTCTTTTAAGAAATCAAACATATCTTCATAATTTAATGTTAAGTCCGAATCCTTTTTCATTAAAGAGGTAACAGATACTTCTTCCTCATTTAATATCATTTCAGGAGAGTCCAATATCAATTTTATCTGCTTATTTGTAAAGCCCTTCTCCTGTAATGTTTTTATATAGTTAAAAGTTTCAATCTCTTTATAAGTATAATATCTA
Protein-coding regions in this window:
- a CDS encoding PLP-dependent aminotransferase family protein is translated as MKKLDDITLDKSSDEFLYIQLYNNIKNLIVEKNIEPHTKLPTIRYLSKRLDVNNVTIVNAYNLLEQKGYVYKKVGSGTFVQDIFKDDNFSYKKLSIVEKEANVSDINREKIDIINFASTSPTPNLFPVEDIKTVLNEVLDRDGGKAFTYQESQGYYPLRNAIRGYLDEHNINTTEDNIQIISGAQQGIDILSKALVEYGDIVFTESPTYTGALAVFKSRSARIIEISIQEDGIDIKDLENKLRTFNPKFIYVVPNFQNPTGCSYSIEKKYELLSLAKKHNFYIIEDDYLSDLSFNDEKNETLKSIDTEDRVVYIKSFSKILMPGLRLAFMVIPTAIYNDVLSAKHISDISTSGLIQRAFDLYLRKGDWKKNLQRVNYIYKERFNIMIKSIKQYIPKDISYKLPNGGLSFWFSLPIEYSSNDLYEFCKKNNVIIAPGSAFNVDQSDNENFRLSISSLEYNVIEDGIKKMGSLLTQFLNEYKNKKNTIDIYNPFL
- a CDS encoding MerR family transcriptional regulator codes for the protein MFDAEKEYSISEISEVTGYPTHVLRYYEKEFDLKIPRNESNHRYYTYKEIETFNYIKTLQEKGFTNKQIKLILDSPEMILNEEEVSVTSLMKKDSDLTLNYEDMFDFLKEIIVDELHPKLLERENQSVEAISDLKEEIIQLRTEINSKERDVLICENAKLKMQIKEKAYEMAQMNEELRREKESKKGFFKRLFKSKK
- a CDS encoding pyridoxal phosphate-dependent aminotransferase, which translates into the protein MKFSNRIMDMQESPIRKLVPIADKAKKRGKKIYHLNIGQPDIETPKEFFEAVRNFDEQVLEYSSSQGIPELIDGFIGYYEKYGIDFKEDDIIVTNGGSEGLLFSLLATCDNGDEVIVPEPFYANYNSFTSAAGVKVVPLITKAETGFHLPNKEEIVSLITDKTKAIIVNNPGNPTGTIYSKKEIRMLSDIAKEYNLFIISDEVYREFIYNDTSFTSFAHIDDIKDRVVIIDSISKRYSACGARVGCIASKNTDLISQVLKLCQSRLCVATIDQVGAAALASVSKEYLDNVVKEYKKRRDIVYNSLNNIEGVVCQKPEGAFYVIAKLPVKNAEDFIIWMLEEFDIDNETLMLSPAQGFYATEGLGLDEVRISYVLKEDSLKKAMNILKEGLKLYKDRN